GGCGCGCGCGCTCGCGGCGGGGCTGCTGCGGGGGACGCTGCGGGTCACCTCCGCCGAGGAAAAGCCCTTCACGCTGCGTCCGCCTGCGCCCTTCATCACGTCCACCTTGCAGCAGGAAGGTAGCCGCAAGCTCGGCTTCGCGGCGACCCGCACGATGCGCGCGGCGCAGAAACTCTACGAGGGCGGCTATGTCACCTACATGCGCACCGACTCGACCAACCTCTCCTCCGAGGCGGTCACGGCGGCGCGCGCGCAGGTGCAGGAGATGTACGGCCCCACCTTCCTCTCGCCGCAGCCGCGCGTGTACGCCAAGAAAGCCAAGAATGCCCAGGAGGCCCACGAGGCGATTCGTCCGGCGGGGAGCCGCTTCCGCACGCCCGAGGGGCTCCGGGGCGAACTGAGCGGCGACGAGTGGCGGCTTTACGACCTGATCTGGAAACGCACCGTGGCCTGTCAGATGGCCGACGCGCGGGGCCGCAGCCTGCGGGTGCGCCTCGGCGGGCGGGCGAAGACCGGCGAGGAGGTGGGCCTGAGCGCTTCGGGGCGCACCATCGACTTTCCCGGCTTCCTGCGCGCCTACGTCGAGGGCCACGACGACCCCGCCGCCGCCCTCGAAGACCGCGACACGCCGCTCCCGCCGCTCAAAGAAGGCGACACCGTGACCGCGCAGGAGGTCAAGCCCGAGGGCCACGAGACGCAGCCCCCCGCGCGCTACACCGAAGCCTCGCTCGTGCAGGCGCTCGAAGCGGCGGGCATCGGGCGGCCCTCGACCTACGCCTCGATCCTGGGCACCATCCAGAGCCGGGGCTACGCGGTGAAGAAGGGCTCGGCGCTCGTGCCGACCTGGACGGCCTTCGCCACCTCGGCGCTGCTGGAGGGGCATTTCGGCACGCTGGTGGACTACGACTTCACCGCCCGCATGGAAGAGGACCTCGACGACATCGCGGGCGGGCGCGCGAGCCGGGGGCCGTACCTGCGGCGCTTCTACCTCGGAGAAGGCGGGGAAGGCACGGCGCTCAAGCCGCTGATCGAGCGCCAGATGGGCGAGATCGACGCGCGCGCCGTCGCCACCATCGAGGTACCGAGGCTCGCGGGCAGCGGCATCGAGGTGCGGGTGGGCCGCTACGGTCCCTACATGCAGCGCGGCGAGGACAAGGCCAACCTCCCCGAAGACCTGACCCCCGACGAACTCACGCCGGAACTTGCCCAGGAGATTTTCAGCCGGCCCCAGGGCGAGCGCCCCCTCGGTGAGGACCCGGGCAGCGGGCACCCGGTGATCGCGCGCGCCGGGAGATACGGCCCCTACGTGACCCTCGGCGCCGAGACCCCGCCGCTGCGGACCGCGAGCCTCTTTCCCGGTGACGACCTCGGCAGCCTGACGCTGGACCGTGCCCTGAAACTGCTGAGCCTGCCCCGGCTCGTCGGCGTCTCGGAGGGCGAGGAAATCTGGGCGAAAAACGGCAGGTACGGCCCTTACCTCGAGCGCGGCGGCGACTCGCGCAGCCTGGGGACGCACGAGGAGCTGTTCACGGTGACGCTGCCGCAGGCCGAGGCGCTGTTCATGCAGCCCAAGTTCCGGGGCCGGGGCGTGGCCGCCGCGCCGCTCGCCACCTTCGAGCTGGAGGGCCGCGCACCGATCCTGCTCAAGTCGGGCCGCTTCGGGCCATATCTCACCGACGGCACGAAAAATGCGACCCTGCGCAAAGGCGAGGAAGGCACGCTGCTGACTGCCGAACGTGCCCTCGAGATCCTGGAGGAACGCGGCAAGGAACCCCAGAAAAAAGCTGGGCAGAAAGCCGGCCAGAAGGCGAGGACCACCACGGGCCGGGCGAAGGCGGGCGCGGCCAAACCCGCCAGCGCCAAATCTGCCGCCGCACCGGGCAAAAAGACCAGCACCCGCACGGCGACAAAATCCACCAGGACCGCGGCCGCCAAGCCCACATCCGCGACCACCCGGACGACGGCCGCCAGGAAGACCACCTCCAAAGCTCCGGCCAAAGCCGCGCTGAGCTGGGCGGACCTGCGGCCTTTCGTGGGCGTACTGTCGGACACCGAGCGCCGGCTGGTGACGGCCACCCGCGAGGCCGGGCGCAAGGTCGAGGACGTGGCGGGCGAGCTCGGGCTCGACGTGAAAAAGGCCAAGGGGATGGCCCTCCAGGCGAGCAAGAAGCTTAATCAGGCCGCGCGCGGCGGGTGAGTCGCCCGACTCCCCTGCACCTGCTGCGGCTCGCGCAGGGCTCACCGGGCCAGTGGCTCACGCTGCCGGGCGCGGCGCTGCGGGTCCTGGCCCTGAGGGGGCCGGTGCGTGACAGCGGGTCAGGCTACCTGGTGTGTCTGAGCGGCGCGGCGGTGGTCGACCTGCCGGAGCCCACCTTCGTGCAGCTCCGGTCCGGCGAGGCACACCGGGTGGGGGGCGAATGGCAGGCGAGCGCACTCGAAGCGAACACGACACTCCTGCTCGTCCCCGACGAAAGGTGAAGAGAGCGGGCGGAGGGAAGTCGACCCCCCCCCTGTTGATCGGGTCCACAAACGGACCGGAGCACCCTGGTCCGAATGCACGCCGGCCGGCGCGCCACACCCCTCATGCCAGCAGCGGCTACAGGGGCAGGCGGCGGTACCCAATCGGGAACGCCGAACCTCTCCGGGTACTGCGCCGTATGGATGTTGGCCGGAAACACCGCCAGCAGCGGAGTTGAGCCAGGGCATCCATCCCTTCTCCCAGCTTCGGCCGCCCCACGGGAAGGGCTGCCGAGACCGCGCCCCGCGCCGTCCCACTAAAGAAGGATGCCCTGCTCCCGGCATTTGAGGTATGTACTCAGTGGAGTTCAACACTCAAAGGAGACTGCCTTATGGTACAGACCGCCGTTCAAGTGTTCTGGAACGCGATGGAAGGCCTGCTGTCGCTCGCGCGCCCGCTCGGGCTGTTGCTCGGCGTGGGGCTGCTCGCACTGCTGCTGCTCGGACTGCTCGACCGCGAGCGCTTCCGGGCAGGGCTCGGCTGGCTCGGGGCGCGTCTGCCGGGGCTCGGGCGCTGGGCACTGCCGGCGCTCGCGGTGGGTGCCGGCA
The DNA window shown above is from Deinococcus reticulitermitis and carries:
- the topA gene encoding type I DNA topoisomerase is translated as MPKSSTSTSPRSPAPQRTLVIVESPAKARTIEKYLGQGYAVESSIGHIRDLPRSAADIPEKYKGQAWARLGLDVENDFKPLYVVSPDKKTHVARLKKLAQDADEIILATDDDREGESIAWHLYQELKPKVPVKRMVFHEITKEAIQAAIASPRQIDTNLVEAQEARRALDRLYGYEVSPVLWKKVAPKLSAGRVQSVATRMLVERERERMRFVSAVWWDLLVTAQTRDQQTFPARLTDVAGERLATGKDFDPLTGQLRAGAKVRRLGEDEARALAAGLLRGTLRVTSAEEKPFTLRPPAPFITSTLQQEGSRKLGFAATRTMRAAQKLYEGGYVTYMRTDSTNLSSEAVTAARAQVQEMYGPTFLSPQPRVYAKKAKNAQEAHEAIRPAGSRFRTPEGLRGELSGDEWRLYDLIWKRTVACQMADARGRSLRVRLGGRAKTGEEVGLSASGRTIDFPGFLRAYVEGHDDPAAALEDRDTPLPPLKEGDTVTAQEVKPEGHETQPPARYTEASLVQALEAAGIGRPSTYASILGTIQSRGYAVKKGSALVPTWTAFATSALLEGHFGTLVDYDFTARMEEDLDDIAGGRASRGPYLRRFYLGEGGEGTALKPLIERQMGEIDARAVATIEVPRLAGSGIEVRVGRYGPYMQRGEDKANLPEDLTPDELTPELAQEIFSRPQGERPLGEDPGSGHPVIARAGRYGPYVTLGAETPPLRTASLFPGDDLGSLTLDRALKLLSLPRLVGVSEGEEIWAKNGRYGPYLERGGDSRSLGTHEELFTVTLPQAEALFMQPKFRGRGVAAAPLATFELEGRAPILLKSGRFGPYLTDGTKNATLRKGEEGTLLTAERALEILEERGKEPQKKAGQKAGQKARTTTGRAKAGAAKPASAKSAAAPGKKTSTRTATKSTRTAAAKPTSATTRTTAARKTTSKAPAKAALSWADLRPFVGVLSDTERRLVTATREAGRKVEDVAGELGLDVKKAKGMALQASKKLNQAARGG